The DNA region TGGGGCCTGTGCCAATTGTAGCGATGCAGCCAGATCGGCAGCTCTGCGGCGCGCTGATCGGAGTGCAGATAAGCTTTGGCGTAGGCCCATTCGCGCAAGCTCGTTTGGACGAAGCGCTCGGCCTTGCCGTTGGTCTTGGGCGTATACGGCTTGGTGCGCAGGTGCTTGATCTCGAGTAGGCGCAGCGCCCTGGCATAGCGGAAGGAGCGGAAGCTGGCGCCGTTGTCGGTCATCACGCGCTGAACCTTGACGCCATGGGCCCTGAAGAAGCGCAGTGCATTGAACAGAAAGCGCAGACAGGACGGGCGCTTTTCGTCGGGCAGGATTTCCGAGTAGGCGACCCGCGAATGATCGTCGATGGCGAGATGCAGGCACTCCCAGCCGACCCCGCGGCTGTTGCTTTGCCCGCTGCGATCGCCGGTGATGCGGTGGCCCACCGTGTTGAACCGGCCGAGCTTTTTGATGTCGATGTGAATGATCTCGCCGGGATGCTGGCGTTCGTAGCGCCGGACCGGTTCGGCCGGCTCCAGGGCGCTGAGCTTGTTCAAGCCGCGCCGCCGCAGGATACGGCTGACGGTGGCCGGCGAGAGGCCGAGCTCGGCCGCGATCTGCTTGCCGGTGCAGCGCTGGCGGCGCAACGCCTCGACCGCAGCGCACGTGGCGGGCGCTGTTTGGCCTGGCGATGAAAGCGGCCTGGAGGAGCGGTCGCGCAAACCATCGACACCCTCGGCGCGGAAGCGCCCGACCCATTTGGCGACCGTCTTCGGCGTGGTGTTGTAGCGACGCGCGGCCTCGGCATTGGTCAGTCCGCCATCCACCACGGCGCCCACCATCACCTCTCGACCTTTCGGGGTCAGGCGAGCATTCTTGTGAGTGTCCATTCGGTCCTCCGCGAATCACTGACGTCTGGCGACATCAGCGTTCCCGGCCAGGGCCGAATGGACAACCTCCTGAAAGCCCACACCTAGCAAACCGGTTTTCCGGCAATAACGCCAAGCTCGCGGGCCTCGCCGCTGCACATGCCGATATGATCGGCACGTGCCTATTCGATTCGCTCCGTCTCCCGGAACCATGCTGCTGTGCGACTACGCCATCGGCGGGTTTCGGCCGCCCGAGATGGTGAAGCGCCGGCCGGCCGTGGTGATCTCCCCGAGGCTTCGGCATCGGGACGGCCTTTGCACTGTGGTCCCGCTCTCAACGACACCGCC from Blastochloris tepida includes:
- a CDS encoding IS481 family transposase → MDTHKNARLTPKGREVMVGAVVDGGLTNAEAARRYNTTPKTVAKWVGRFRAEGVDGLRDRSSRPLSSPGQTAPATCAAVEALRRQRCTGKQIAAELGLSPATVSRILRRRGLNKLSALEPAEPVRRYERQHPGEIIHIDIKKLGRFNTVGHRITGDRSGQSNSRGVGWECLHLAIDDHSRVAYSEILPDEKRPSCLRFLFNALRFFRAHGVKVQRVMTDNGASFRSFRYARALRLLEIKHLRTKPYTPKTNGKAERFVQTSLREWAYAKAYLHSDQRAAELPIWLHRYNWHRPHGSLQAKTPISRLGLTEDNLLRLHS